From the genome of Vespa crabro chromosome 24, iyVesCrab1.2, whole genome shotgun sequence, one region includes:
- the LOC124432167 gene encoding 40S ribosomal protein S17: protein MVNNYRRLFLKYSVILTKSPTKQDNRASQCFSFVYVCTFSGILSNMSRVRTKTVKKAAKMIIEKYHHRLTLDFHTNKRICEEIAIIPSKSLRNKIAGFVTHLMKRLKHSQVRGISIKLQEEERERRDNYVPEVSALEHDIIEVDPETKEMLKMLEFNNITGLQLTQPVTQFSRRS, encoded by the exons ATGGTAAATAATTATCGACGGCTGTTTTTAAAGTACTCCGTTATAC TTACTAAATCTCCCACAAAGCAGGACAATCGGGCGTCTCAgtgtttctctttcgtttatgTCTGTACCTTTTCCGGGATACTAAGCAACATG AGTCGCGTTAGAACGAAGACCGTCAAAAAGGCGGCGAAGATGATCATCGAAAAGTATCATCATCGTCTGACTTTGGATTTCCACACAAATAAGAGGATATGCGAGGAAATTGCTATTATTCCAAGCAAATCTTTACGAAACAAAATAGCTGG ATTTGTTACTCACTTGATGAAGCGATTAAAACATAGCCAAGTAAGAGGTATCTCTATTAAGcttcaagaagaagaaagggaacgCAGAGACAACTATGTACCAGAAGTTTCTGCTTTGGAACACGACATCATCGAAGTCGATCCTGAAACCAAGGAGATGTTGAAGATGTTggaattcaataatattactgGATTACAACTGACGCAACCAGTTACGCAATTTAGCAGACGTTCTTAA